The Daucus carota subsp. sativus chromosome 7, DH1 v3.0, whole genome shotgun sequence genome window below encodes:
- the LOC108195286 gene encoding uncharacterized protein LOC108195286, producing MIAVAAQSSIKSPDSNRVLVSRNGRTPLKPKNQQQKKEENKQQPNWWINNDIDDSNKENLPPPGSAGARKVEVQVETSIDASLAEELGAIREKLERMRLDQENTEKLLNDRLMAMDMQMNQLVKRGQVQNLLEIEVDRLYRLNQIITASSEVSPIRSLREKEHEKKIKEDKTKGNVKADDKDSCGELNSGCSSPLPRTPLQPSDASKIKQVKNLSSDFELESS from the exons ATGATCGCCGTAGCTGCTCAATCTTCGATTAAATCTCCGGATTCCAACCGCGTCCTCGTATCCAGAAATGGGCGCACACCGCTCAAACCCAAGAATCAGCAGCAGAAGAAGGAAGAGAATAAGCAGCAGCCTAATTGGTGGATCAACAACGACATTGATGACTCGAATAAAGAGAATCTTCCTCCGCCTGGTTCTGCTGGGGCCAGAAAGGTGGAGGTTCAAGTGGAGACCTCAATTGACGCTTCACTTGCTGAAGAGCTTGGCGCGATTAGGGAGAAGCTGGAGAGAATGAGATTGGATCAGGAGAATACGGAGAAGCTGCTCAACGATAGACTGATGGCGATGGATATGCAAATGAATCAACTTGTTAAGAGAGGCCAAGTCCAGAATTTGTTGGAAATCGAGGTTGATAGGCTCTACCGATTAAATCAAATCATCACTGCTTCCTCAGAg GTATCTCCAATTCGGTCTTTAAGAGAAAAGGAACACGAAAAAAAGATCAAGGAAGACAAGACTAAG GGCAATGTTAAGGCAGACGACAAAGATAGCTGTGGAGAACTCAACAGCGGATGCTCGTCTCCTCTCCCTCGCACACCTCTACAACCCAGTGATGCTAGCAaaatcaaacaagtcaagaatctAAGCTCAGATTTTGAATTGGAAAGTTCATGA
- the LOC108193490 gene encoding WRKY DNA-binding transcription factor 70, translating into MSSMEKESFSPETVAGNEKKATQVLSNGLEFAAQLRIMLSSQRLGDVDHTLCNMSAGDLVTKILDSFEKSLLILQRPSSISDEVSQVPVNSGAPMSEELDSSHTPKMVKDRRGCFKRRRTSEAETKVSSTPVDDGHAWRKYGQKSILNAKYPRHYYRCTHKFEQGCLATKQVQKTEEDPAPMYRTTYYGRHTCKNTYSDHTQFFNLDSIDQSDPSSKSILLNFQQNIPSLSSLNDNYRNHSTSSTRKFINKESGAMMNDNTNQSSSSLADYNFVSGRRTLATFGSSTTRTELLSPAGSDHGDVISSGVYSCSTSTSPDHTTAFEDQLDMMVAGVVNFDGGDDMAMDSFLL; encoded by the exons ATGTCTTCTATGGAGAAGGAATCTTTTTCGCCGGAAACTGTGGCCGGAAATGAGAAGAAAGCCACCCAAGTCTTGAGCAATGGGCTTGAATTTGCTGCCCAACTTCGAATCATGCTCAGCAGTCAACGCCTCGGAGACGTTGACCACACTCTCTGCAACATGTCTGCTGGAGATCTTGTCACTAAAATCCTGGATTCTTTTGAGAAGTCTCTTCTGATATTACAACGTCCTTCTTCAATCTCCGATGAAGTTTCGCAAGTTCCGGTCAACTCCGGTGCTCCTATGTCGGAGGAACTAGATTCCAGTCACACTCCCAAGATGGTCAAGGATCGTAGAGGATGCTTTAAGAGAAG AAGAACATCAGAGGCAGAGACCAAAGTGAGTTCAACTCCGGTGGACGACGGTCATGCATGGAGAAAATATGGACAAAAGTCCATTCTTAATGCCAAGTACCCAAG GCATTATTACagatgcacacacaaatttgAACAAGGCTGCCTAGCAACAAAACAGGTGCAGAAAACAGAAGAAGATCCAGCACCAATGTACCGTACCACTTATTATGGGCGCCACACCTGCAAGAACACTTACTCTGATCATACCCAATTCTTTAATTTGGATTCTATTGATCAGAGCGATCCTTCTTCTAAATCTATCCTCCTCAATTTCCAACAGAACATTCCCAGCCTTTCCTCCTTAAATGATAATTACAGAAACCACTCCACTTCTTCAACTCGCAAGTTTATTAACAAGGAAAGCGGTGCTATGATGAATGACAATACCAATCAATCCTCGTCCTCCCTGGCTGATTATAATTTTGTGTCGGGTAGACGTACTCTGGCAACCTTTGGATCATCGACAACACGGACAGAGCTGTTGTCGCCTGCAGGTTCGGATCACGGGGATGTGATTTCTTCGGGGGTGTATTCGTGTTCCACAAGCACTAGTCCAGATCACACCACTGCTTTTGAAGATCAGCTGGACATGATGGTAGCAGGAGTTGTTAACTTTGATGGTGGTGATGATATGGCTATGGATAGTTTCTTGTTGTAA
- the LOC108196598 gene encoding uncharacterized protein LOC108196598, giving the protein MKEERLVWSGNMNLYMCMYILMIILCSNNLVSASIHYYDTQPFIPQSDAFFFHGGSEGLYASKPHPINTNDNNNNPHSGDSFIRFETVSFQRTAESAEKQNPMQSRTGLIEAIVFEVKDRERIGGAFLNSSSICCTPQLSQDGSCTVGEIIIHKHSDNPEWPRRIQTFFEANKQEAKMGTVSVEINSTGMYYLYFMFCDPQLKGTVIKGRTVWRNPQGYLPGKMAPLMTFYGIASLAYLVLGLVWFLRFVKFWKDIIQLHYHITIVIALGMCETALWYFEYANLNATGIRPVGITLWAVTITAVKKTLSRLLLLVVSMGYGVVRPTLGGVTSKVLILGLIYFVALEALDLVQHLGTVNDFSSRSMQYLVLPVAFLDAWFILWIFSSLSRTLEKLQIRRSMAKLELYRKFTNYLAVFVLLSIAWIGYELYFNASDKYNELWQYAWIIPSIWTLLAFSLLVVICILWAPSRNPTRYAYSEETGDDFDEEAISLTSGVKVTGEMTSKLERKDLKGSSSTDHVMALDVEEDKQE; this is encoded by the exons ATGAAAGAGGAGAGATTAGTATGGTCGGGGAATATGAAtttgtatatgtgtatgtatattttgatgataatttTATGTTCAAACAACCTAGTTTCTGCTTCTATACACTACTATGACACCCAACCCTTTATTCCTCAGTCTGATGCCTTCTTCTTCCATGGAGGCAGTGAGGGACTCTATGCTTCTAAACCTCACCCAATTAACactaatgataataataacaatCCCCACAGTGGTGATTCTTTTATCAG GTTTGAAACTGTGTCCTTCCAGAGGACAGCTGAATCTGCTGAGAAGCAGAACCCGATGCAAAGTAGGACTGGTTTAATCGAAGCAATTGTATTTGAGGTGAAAGATAGAGAAAGGATTGGAGGGGCTTTCTTGAATTCTAGTTCAATATGTTGCACCCCACAACTTTCCCAGGATGGGTCGTGCACTGTGGGTGAGATTATTATTCACAAACACTCGGATAACCCTGAGTGGCCACGGCGAATTCAGACGTTTTTTGAAGCAAACAAACAAGAAGCTAAAATGGGTACTGTATCGGTTGAAATAAATAGTACTGGGATGTACtatctttattttatgttttgtgATCCACAGCTGAAGGGGACAGTGATCAAAGGAAGAACAGTTTGGAGGAACCCACAAGGTTACTTGCCTGGGAAGATGGCACCTTTGATGACTTTTTATGGAATTGCATCTTTAGCATATCTGGTTCTTGGGCTAGTTTGGTTCTTAAGATTTGTCAAGTTCTGGAAGGATATAATACAGCTGCATTATCACATTACTATAGTGATTGCTCTTGGAATGTGCGAAACGGCTCTTTGGTATTTTGAGTATGCTAATCTTAATGCTACTGGAATTAGGCCAGTGGGCATTACATTGTGGGCAGTAACTATAACTGCTGTCAAGAAGACTCTTTCTCGCTTGCTTCTTTTGGTTGTCTCGATGGGCTATGGTGTTGTAAGGCCTACACTTGGTGGGGTAACCTCCAAAGTGCTAATTCTTGGTTTGATCTATTTTGTTGCCCTGGAGGCACTTGATCTTGTTCAGCACCTTGGGACTGTTAATGACTTTTCAAGTAGAAGTATGCAATATTTGGTGCTTCCTGTTGCTTTTTTGGATGCTTGGTTTATTTTGTGGATATTCTCATCATTGTCCAGGACATTAGAGAAACTCCAG ATTCGTAGAAGCATGGCTAAACTCGAGCTTTATCGAAAATTTACTAATTACCTTGCAGTTTTTGTGCTTCTATCTATTGCTTGGATAGgctatgag CTATACTTCAATGCTAGTGACAAATATAATGAGCTATGGCAGTATGCCTGGATTATTCCAAGTATTTGGACTCTACTTGCCTTCTCTCTCTTGGTTGTGATATGCATCCTATGGGCTCCTTCACGCAACCCAACAAG ATACGCGTACTCGGAGGAGACGGGTGATGACTTTGATGAGGAAGCAATATCGCTCACTAGTGGTGTAAAGGTGACTGGAGAAATGACAAGCAAACTTGAAAGAAAGGATCTGAAGGGATCTTCCTCGACGGATCATGTAATGGCACTTGACGTTGAGGAGGATAAACAAGAATAG
- the LOC108194566 gene encoding vacuolar-sorting receptor 1 isoform X2: MWEKLGVLACFVIWSAMHVCCMGSFVVESNSLELTSPDNLRDTYECAIGNFGVPASGGGSLVGAVIFPPANQKACKSFDHIISFKSESAAGLPVFLLADRGDCYLSLKAWNAQNAGAAAILVADDIVEPLILMASPEEESSDADYLQNITIPSALISKYLGDSIKEALSEGGVVTINLSWKEAMTHPDERVEYEFWMNSNYECGKCESQIKFVKKFKKVAQKLERKGYTKFTPHYMTWYCPAAFVLSTQCKSQCINHGRYCAPDPDQDFYKGYEGKDVIVQNLLQACVYKVANESGRSWLWWDYVAEFAFRCPMKDKKYTKECADQVMHSLGMDVKQIDKCIGDPTADMDNPILKAEQAAQTGNGSRGSITSVPTLVINNKQYRGTLDKGAVLGTICSYFNESRKQSACLAQGYL, encoded by the exons ATGTGGGAAAAGCTAGGAGTTTTAGCATGTTTTGTTATTTGGTCTGCAATGCATGTGTGTTGCATGGGTAGTTTTGTGGTGGAGAGCAACAGCTTAGAACTGACTTCACCAGACAACTTAAGAGATACTTATGAGTGTGCAATTGGAAACTTTGGTGTCCCTGCTTCTGGAGGAGGATCACTTGTTGGTGCTGTCATTTTCCCTCCAGCAAATCAAAAGGCTTGCAAGAGCTTCGACCATATTATCTCTTTCAAATCTGAGTCTGCTGCTGGTCTTCCTGTCTTTCTTCTTGCTGATCGCGGGG ATTGTTACCTCAGCCTGAAGGCCTGGAATGCACAGAATGCTGGAGCAGCAGCTATTCTTGTTGCAGATGATATAGTCGAACCTTTAATCCTCATGGCATCCCCTGAGGAAGAAAGTTCAGATGCAGATTATTTGCAGAACATCACTATTCCATCAGCATTAATTAGCAAATATTTAGGAGATAGCATCAAGGAAGCTCTATCTGAGGGAGGCGTTGTTACCATAAATCTCAGTTGGAAGGAAGCTATGACACATCCAGATGAGCGTGTCGAGTATGAGTTCTGGATGAATAGCAATTATGAGTGCGGCAAGTGTGAAAGCCAGATAAAGTTTGTGAAGAAGTTCAAGAAAGTGGCCCAGAAACTTGAACGAAAAGGGTACACCAAGTTCACACCACACTACATGACCTGGTATTGCCCAGCAGCATTTGTTTTGAGCACACAGTGCAAGTCTCAGTGCATCAATCATGGGAGGTACTGTGCTCCAGATCCAGATCAGGACTTCTATAAAGGATATGAGGGCAAAGATGTGATTGTTCAAAATTTACTCCAGGCTTGTGTTTACAAAGTGGCTAATGAAAGCGGAAGATCGTGGCTTTGGTGGGACTATGTGGCAGAATTTGCTTTCCGCTGCCCAATGAAAGATAAGAAGTACACAAAAGAATGCGCAGATCAAGTTATGCACTCACTTG GCATGGATGTAAAGCAAATAGACAAGTGTATTGGAGATCCTACAGCTGACATGGACAACCCCATTCTAAAGGCTGAACAAGCAGCACAG ACTGGAAATGGCTCCCGTGGTAGCATAACAAGCGTGCCAACTCTTGTGATAAACAACAAGCAGTACCGAG GCACGCTGGACAAAGGAGCGGTACTGGGAACCATTTGTTCATATTTCAATGAGTCCAGGAAACAAAGCGCTTGTTTAGCTCAAG GATACCTATAA
- the LOC108194566 gene encoding vacuolar-sorting receptor 1 isoform X1, whose translation MWEKLGVLACFVIWSAMHVCCMGSFVVESNSLELTSPDNLRDTYECAIGNFGVPASGGGSLVGAVIFPPANQKACKSFDHIISFKSESAAGLPVFLLADRGDCYLSLKAWNAQNAGAAAILVADDIVEPLILMASPEEESSDADYLQNITIPSALISKYLGDSIKEALSEGGVVTINLSWKEAMTHPDERVEYEFWMNSNYECGKCESQIKFVKKFKKVAQKLERKGYTKFTPHYMTWYCPAAFVLSTQCKSQCINHGRYCAPDPDQDFYKGYEGKDVIVQNLLQACVYKVANESGRSWLWWDYVAEFAFRCPMKDKKYTKECADQVMHSLGMDVKQIDKCIGDPTADMDNPILKAEQAAQTGNGSRGSITSVPTLVINNKQYRGTLDKGAVLGTICSYFNESRKQSACLAQGDPLNSVYF comes from the exons ATGTGGGAAAAGCTAGGAGTTTTAGCATGTTTTGTTATTTGGTCTGCAATGCATGTGTGTTGCATGGGTAGTTTTGTGGTGGAGAGCAACAGCTTAGAACTGACTTCACCAGACAACTTAAGAGATACTTATGAGTGTGCAATTGGAAACTTTGGTGTCCCTGCTTCTGGAGGAGGATCACTTGTTGGTGCTGTCATTTTCCCTCCAGCAAATCAAAAGGCTTGCAAGAGCTTCGACCATATTATCTCTTTCAAATCTGAGTCTGCTGCTGGTCTTCCTGTCTTTCTTCTTGCTGATCGCGGGG ATTGTTACCTCAGCCTGAAGGCCTGGAATGCACAGAATGCTGGAGCAGCAGCTATTCTTGTTGCAGATGATATAGTCGAACCTTTAATCCTCATGGCATCCCCTGAGGAAGAAAGTTCAGATGCAGATTATTTGCAGAACATCACTATTCCATCAGCATTAATTAGCAAATATTTAGGAGATAGCATCAAGGAAGCTCTATCTGAGGGAGGCGTTGTTACCATAAATCTCAGTTGGAAGGAAGCTATGACACATCCAGATGAGCGTGTCGAGTATGAGTTCTGGATGAATAGCAATTATGAGTGCGGCAAGTGTGAAAGCCAGATAAAGTTTGTGAAGAAGTTCAAGAAAGTGGCCCAGAAACTTGAACGAAAAGGGTACACCAAGTTCACACCACACTACATGACCTGGTATTGCCCAGCAGCATTTGTTTTGAGCACACAGTGCAAGTCTCAGTGCATCAATCATGGGAGGTACTGTGCTCCAGATCCAGATCAGGACTTCTATAAAGGATATGAGGGCAAAGATGTGATTGTTCAAAATTTACTCCAGGCTTGTGTTTACAAAGTGGCTAATGAAAGCGGAAGATCGTGGCTTTGGTGGGACTATGTGGCAGAATTTGCTTTCCGCTGCCCAATGAAAGATAAGAAGTACACAAAAGAATGCGCAGATCAAGTTATGCACTCACTTG GCATGGATGTAAAGCAAATAGACAAGTGTATTGGAGATCCTACAGCTGACATGGACAACCCCATTCTAAAGGCTGAACAAGCAGCACAG ACTGGAAATGGCTCCCGTGGTAGCATAACAAGCGTGCCAACTCTTGTGATAAACAACAAGCAGTACCGAG GCACGCTGGACAAAGGAGCGGTACTGGGAACCATTTGTTCATATTTCAATGAGTCCAGGAAACAAAGCGCTTGTTTAGCTCAAGGTGATCCGCTAAATTCTGTCTACTTCTGA